One part of the Leclercia sp. LSNIH1 genome encodes these proteins:
- the rluC gene encoding 23S rRNA pseudouridine(955/2504/2580) synthase RluC, protein MKTETPAVKMVAITDDEAGQRIDNFLRTQLKGVPKSMIYRILRKGEVRVNKKRIKPEYKLEAGDEVRIPPVRVAEREEEAVSPHLNKVAALTEVILYEDDHILVLNKPSGIAVHGGSGLSFGVIEGLRALRPEARFLELVHRLDRDTSGVLLVAKKRSALRSLHEQLREKGMQKDYLALVRGQWQSHVKVVQAPLLKNILQSGERIVRVSQEGKPSETRFKVEERYEFATLVRCSPVTGRTHQIRVHTLHAGHPIAFDDRYGDREFDKQLAGTGLSRLFLHAAALKFTHPGTGEVMRIEAPMDEHLKRCLKVLRG, encoded by the coding sequence ATGAAAACAGAGACTCCAGCCGTAAAAATGGTTGCCATTACCGATGATGAAGCGGGGCAACGTATCGACAACTTTTTGCGCACCCAACTGAAGGGTGTGCCAAAGAGTATGATTTATCGCATCTTGCGTAAGGGTGAGGTGCGTGTGAATAAGAAGCGCATCAAACCCGAGTACAAACTGGAAGCGGGTGATGAAGTGCGCATCCCGCCCGTGCGCGTAGCTGAGCGGGAAGAGGAGGCGGTGTCGCCGCATCTGAATAAAGTCGCCGCGCTGACGGAGGTGATCTTATATGAAGACGATCATATCCTGGTGCTCAACAAACCCTCCGGCATAGCCGTTCACGGCGGCAGCGGATTGAGCTTCGGCGTGATCGAAGGCCTACGCGCGCTGCGTCCCGAAGCCCGCTTCCTTGAACTGGTTCATCGCCTTGACCGCGACACCTCCGGCGTACTGCTGGTGGCGAAAAAGCGTTCGGCGCTGCGTTCGCTGCATGAACAGCTGCGTGAGAAGGGGATGCAGAAGGATTACCTCGCGCTGGTGCGCGGCCAGTGGCAGTCCCATGTCAAAGTGGTCCAGGCGCCGCTACTGAAAAACATTCTGCAAAGCGGTGAGCGTATCGTTCGCGTGAGTCAGGAAGGCAAACCGTCTGAAACCCGCTTCAAAGTCGAAGAGCGTTATGAATTCGCTACCCTGGTGCGCTGCAGTCCTGTGACCGGTCGTACTCATCAGATCCGTGTTCACACCCTGCATGCAGGTCACCCCATCGCCTTCGACGATCGCTATGGCGACCGTGAGTTTGATAAGCAGCTGGCGGGTACGGGCTTGTCTCGTCTGTTTCTGCATGCCGCCGCGCTGAAGTTTACCCATCCGGGTACCGGCGAGGTGATGCGTATCGAAGCGCCTATGGATGAGCATCTGAAGCGCTGCCTTAAAGTTCTGCGCGGTTAA
- a CDS encoding LysR family transcriptional regulator, which translates to MKRSERIDRVELMRTFVRIVETGSLSAAAVQMATSQATVSRRLQSLETLLGVRLILRTTHAMKLTDDGERCYQHARRVIDSWYALEDEVGQTEDEPVGVLRVRAPHAFGQEQLLEPLTAFLLRYPRLNVEWMLNDRSADFLSDNIDCAIRVGAEIDPATVSVLLAEVPRSIVASPELLARFAPVEKPEDLSALPWVALNTFYRQHVELFSAEAAQPLRVAISPRLSTDSLYVARKSALTGLGVAVVSSWTVEADICEGRLIHLVPDWQPAALPVHLVYPWSRYYPARLRRFLEMMREVMPEIAGMRRPEQRQ; encoded by the coding sequence ATGAAACGTTCGGAACGTATAGACCGGGTAGAGCTGATGCGTACTTTTGTGCGCATCGTGGAGACGGGCTCTCTTTCTGCCGCAGCGGTGCAGATGGCGACCAGCCAGGCCACCGTCAGCCGTCGTCTGCAATCACTGGAGACGCTGCTGGGCGTGCGCCTGATCCTGCGAACGACACACGCCATGAAGCTGACGGATGACGGCGAACGCTGCTATCAACATGCCCGGCGGGTCATTGACAGCTGGTACGCGCTGGAGGATGAAGTCGGGCAAACAGAAGATGAGCCGGTCGGGGTGCTTCGCGTGCGTGCGCCGCATGCCTTTGGACAGGAGCAGTTGCTGGAGCCATTAACGGCGTTCCTGCTGCGCTATCCACGACTCAATGTGGAGTGGATGCTCAACGACCGCTCGGCTGATTTTTTAAGTGACAATATCGACTGCGCTATCCGGGTAGGGGCGGAGATCGACCCGGCTACGGTGTCGGTATTGCTGGCCGAGGTGCCGCGCAGCATTGTGGCGTCACCCGAGCTGCTGGCACGGTTTGCGCCAGTAGAAAAACCGGAAGATCTCTCCGCACTGCCCTGGGTGGCGCTCAATACTTTTTATCGTCAGCATGTTGAACTGTTCAGTGCGGAAGCCGCACAACCGCTGCGGGTGGCTATCTCCCCGCGCTTGAGTACCGACAGCCTCTACGTAGCGCGTAAAAGCGCGCTCACCGGGCTGGGTGTTGCCGTGGTCTCAAGCTGGACTGTCGAAGCGGATATCTGTGAGGGCAGGCTGATTCATCTGGTGCCTGACTGGCAGCCCGCCGCGTTGCCGGTTCATCTTGTCTATCCCTGGTCTCGCTACTATCCGGCGCGACTGCGTCGTTTTCTGGAGATGATGAGAGAGGTGATGCCTGAAATCGCAGGGATGCGCAGGCCAGAACAGAGGCAATAA
- a CDS encoding Maf family protein — MPNLILASTSPYRRVLLEKLGVPFECAAPNVNESPQPGESPRHLVVRLAQEKAKSLAAQFPDHLIIGSDQVCVLDGAITGKPHTEEKARQQLLKARGNIVTFYTGLALYNSSTGHLQTECEPFDVHFRHLSEQEIDDYVRKERPLNCAGSFKSEGLGIALFERLDGRDPNTLVGLPLIALCQMLRREHYNPLMA, encoded by the coding sequence ATGCCAAATCTTATTCTCGCCTCGACTTCACCCTACCGCCGCGTGTTACTGGAAAAGCTTGGCGTACCCTTTGAATGCGCCGCGCCGAACGTGAATGAAAGCCCACAACCCGGTGAATCGCCACGGCATCTGGTGGTACGTCTGGCGCAGGAAAAAGCAAAAAGCCTGGCAGCGCAATTTCCTGACCATCTTATTATAGGTTCCGATCAGGTTTGCGTCCTGGATGGCGCTATCACGGGTAAACCGCATACCGAAGAGAAGGCGCGTCAGCAGCTGTTGAAAGCCCGCGGCAATATCGTCACGTTCTATACCGGCCTTGCTCTCTATAACAGCTCAACAGGCCATTTGCAGACGGAATGTGAGCCCTTCGACGTGCACTTCCGCCATCTCAGCGAACAAGAGATTGATGACTACGTCCGTAAAGAGCGTCCGTTAAACTGCGCGGGCAGCTTTAAGAGCGAAGGGCTGGGGATTGCATTGTTTGAGAGGCTGGACGGGCGCGACCCGAACACGCTGGTGGGATTACCGCTGATTGCGCTGTGCCAGATGCTGCGTCGGGAGCATTACAACCCGTTAATGGCCTAG
- the rne gene encoding ribonuclease E, which translates to MKRMLINATQQEELRVALVDGQRLYDLDIESPGHEQKKANIYKGKITRIEPSLEAAFVDYGAERHGFLPLKEIAREYFPSNYNAHGRPNIKDVLREGQEVIVQIDKEERGNKGAALTTFISLAGSYLVLMPNNPRAGGISRRIEGDDRTELKEALASLELPDGMGLIVRTAGVGKSAEALQWDLGFRLKHWEAIQKAAESRPAPFLIHQESNVIVRAFRDYLRQDIGEILIDNPKVLELARQHIAALGRPDFTSKIKLYTGEIPLFSHYQIESQIESAFQREVRLPSGGSIVIDSTEALTAIDINSARATRGGDIEETAFNTNLEAADEIARQLRLRDLGGLIVIDFIDMTPVRHQRAVENRLREAVRQDRARIQISHISRFGLLEMSRQRLSPSLGESSHHVCPRCSGTGTVRDNESLSLSILRLIEEEALKENTKEVHAIVPVPIASYLLNEKRAAVSAIEARLGGVRCVIVPNDQMQTPHYSVLRVRKGEETSTLSYMLPKLHEEAMALPSEEEYSERKLPEQPALAAFVMPEAPPAPAQETVAAKPAAKPAAEVSQPAEQPGLLSRFLSALKKMFAGEEPQPAPAPVEKKEEKQERSPDRRKRQNNRRDRNERRDNRSESNEGREGSESRDNRDNREGRERREGRDENRRNRREKPQQNAEEREIRQPVSEESDKGRQRDEQQPRRERNRRRNDDKRQAQQEVKALNRDEETAQDTEQEERVQVMPRRKQRQMNQKVRFQSQAEEAAVEAIAPQAEPAQRTELAKVDLPAVIENAPEQEENAEGRENAGMPRRSRRSPRHLRVSGQRRRRYRDERYPLQSPMPLAIACASPEMASGKAWIRYPVARPQEPQFEEQTVAQETALPVAPVEVEAIADAAAVVIPEPQVAEVETSHPEVIAAPVTEQPQIVTPDDAVVAKQIAEDAAVAEPAVEQAAAVETTETTEAAVEPQPVVEVEVETEVQPEIEIDVEPVEAAEVEPEVTDVAHVDEPEVKPVPAVKPAPAAQVHAEAHHATAPMTRAPAPEYVPEAPRQSDWVRPAFEFDGKGSAGGHSATHHATAPATRPQPAE; encoded by the coding sequence ATGAAAAGAATGTTAATCAACGCAACTCAGCAAGAAGAGTTGCGTGTCGCCCTTGTGGATGGGCAGCGTCTGTACGATCTGGATATCGAAAGTCCCGGACACGAACAGAAAAAAGCGAACATTTACAAAGGCAAAATCACCCGCATTGAACCCAGCCTTGAAGCCGCATTTGTCGATTACGGTGCCGAGCGTCATGGTTTCCTCCCGCTGAAAGAGATCGCTCGCGAGTACTTCCCTTCCAACTATAATGCCCATGGCCGTCCTAACATCAAAGATGTTCTGCGCGAAGGTCAGGAAGTTATTGTCCAGATTGATAAAGAAGAGCGCGGCAACAAAGGCGCTGCACTGACAACCTTTATCAGCCTGGCAGGCAGCTACCTCGTGCTGATGCCAAACAACCCGCGTGCGGGAGGTATCTCTCGCCGTATCGAAGGGGACGACCGTACCGAACTGAAAGAGGCGCTGGCAAGCCTGGAGCTGCCAGACGGCATGGGTCTGATTGTCCGTACCGCAGGCGTGGGCAAATCTGCCGAAGCGCTGCAGTGGGACCTGGGCTTCCGTCTGAAGCACTGGGAAGCGATTCAGAAAGCCGCTGAAAGCCGCCCTGCTCCGTTCCTGATCCACCAGGAAAGCAACGTTATCGTGCGTGCCTTCCGCGACTATCTGCGTCAGGACATTGGCGAAATTCTGATTGATAACCCGAAAGTGCTTGAGCTGGCCCGCCAGCATATCGCTGCGCTGGGTCGTCCCGATTTCACCAGCAAAATCAAACTGTACACCGGTGAGATCCCGCTGTTCAGCCACTACCAGATTGAATCGCAGATTGAATCCGCCTTCCAGCGTGAAGTCCGTCTGCCATCCGGTGGTTCTATCGTTATCGACAGCACCGAAGCGCTGACCGCCATCGACATCAACTCCGCCCGTGCAACCCGCGGTGGCGATATCGAAGAGACGGCCTTCAACACCAACCTGGAAGCGGCCGATGAGATTGCCCGCCAGCTGCGTCTGCGTGACCTGGGCGGCCTGATCGTTATCGACTTCATCGACATGACGCCGGTACGTCACCAGCGCGCGGTGGAAAACCGCCTGCGTGAAGCGGTGCGTCAGGATCGTGCACGTATCCAGATCAGCCATATTTCCCGTTTTGGCCTGCTGGAGATGTCCCGCCAGCGTCTGAGCCCGTCACTGGGTGAATCCAGCCACCACGTCTGCCCACGCTGTAGCGGTACCGGCACCGTGCGTGACAACGAATCGCTGTCCCTCTCTATCCTGCGTCTTATCGAAGAAGAGGCGCTGAAAGAGAACACCAAAGAAGTTCACGCCATTGTGCCTGTGCCGATTGCCTCCTACCTGCTGAACGAAAAACGTGCCGCGGTAAGTGCGATCGAAGCCCGTCTGGGCGGTGTACGCTGCGTGATCGTGCCTAACGATCAGATGCAGACCCCGCACTACTCCGTGCTGCGCGTGCGCAAAGGCGAAGAGACCTCCACCCTGAGCTACATGCTGCCTAAGCTGCATGAAGAGGCGATGGCGCTGCCGTCCGAGGAAGAGTACTCAGAGCGTAAACTGCCTGAACAGCCTGCACTGGCAGCGTTTGTGATGCCAGAAGCACCGCCTGCGCCAGCGCAGGAGACCGTGGCGGCTAAACCTGCAGCCAAACCGGCGGCAGAAGTGAGCCAACCGGCTGAACAGCCTGGTCTGCTGAGCCGCTTCCTCAGTGCGCTGAAGAAGATGTTCGCGGGTGAAGAGCCGCAGCCTGCCCCGGCACCGGTTGAGAAGAAAGAAGAGAAACAGGAGCGTTCCCCGGATCGTCGTAAGCGTCAGAACAACCGTCGTGACCGCAATGAGCGCCGCGATAACCGTTCAGAGAGCAACGAAGGCCGTGAAGGCAGCGAAAGCCGTGACAATCGTGATAACCGCGAAGGTCGCGAGCGCCGTGAAGGACGTGACGAAAACCGTCGCAACCGCCGCGAGAAGCCGCAGCAGAACGCGGAAGAGCGTGAAATTCGCCAGCCGGTCAGCGAAGAGTCTGATAAAGGCAGACAACGTGATGAGCAGCAGCCGCGCCGCGAACGTAACCGTCGTCGTAACGATGACAAACGTCAGGCCCAGCAGGAAGTTAAAGCGCTGAATCGCGACGAAGAGACCGCTCAGGATACTGAACAGGAAGAACGCGTTCAGGTGATGCCGCGCCGTAAGCAGCGTCAGATGAACCAGAAAGTGCGTTTCCAGTCTCAGGCTGAAGAAGCTGCGGTTGAAGCGATCGCACCACAGGCCGAGCCTGCACAGCGTACCGAGCTGGCTAAAGTTGATCTGCCTGCGGTGATTGAAAACGCACCTGAGCAGGAAGAAAATGCTGAAGGCCGTGAAAACGCCGGCATGCCGCGCCGTTCACGCCGCTCTCCGCGTCACCTGCGCGTGAGTGGTCAGCGTCGCCGTCGTTATCGTGACGAGCGTTATCCGCTGCAGTCGCCAATGCCGCTGGCTATTGCCTGTGCCTCCCCAGAAATGGCATCAGGTAAAGCCTGGATCCGTTATCCGGTAGCTCGCCCTCAGGAGCCACAGTTTGAAGAGCAGACCGTCGCTCAGGAAACTGCGCTCCCTGTTGCGCCAGTCGAAGTTGAAGCGATCGCTGACGCTGCTGCCGTTGTGATCCCAGAGCCGCAGGTGGCTGAAGTTGAAACTTCACATCCGGAAGTGATTGCTGCGCCAGTGACAGAACAGCCGCAGATCGTCACTCCTGACGATGCGGTCGTCGCGAAGCAGATTGCAGAGGACGCTGCCGTAGCTGAACCTGCTGTCGAACAAGCCGCTGCCGTTGAAACGACTGAAACCACCGAAGCAGCCGTCGAGCCGCAGCCGGTCGTGGAAGTTGAAGTAGAAACGGAAGTTCAACCTGAGATTGAAATCGATGTTGAACCGGTTGAGGCCGCTGAAGTGGAACCTGAAGTCACTGACGTCGCTCACGTCGACGAGCCAGAAGTGAAGCCGGTTCCTGCAGTGAAGCCAGCGCCAGCCGCTCAGGTTCACGCTGAAGCCCATCACGCGACGGCTCCGATGACCCGTGCGCCGGCACCGGAATATGTTCCGGAAGCGCCGCGCCAGAGTGACTGGGTACGTCCGGCATTTGAATTTGACGGTAAAGGCTCTGCGGGGGGGCACAGCGCCACCCATCACGCCACTGCGCCAGCCACGCGCCCACAGCCGGCTGAATAA